Proteins encoded by one window of uncultured Bacteroides sp.:
- a CDS encoding DUF4248 domain-containing protein — MRCYLLTKVAAMYFHTYTRADVCKRCFIEKIEEDKELYEKLKATGFAITNKYITPKQMELIIDYWGIPYGM, encoded by the coding sequence ATGAGATGCTATCTCCTTACCAAAGTAGCCGCAATGTATTTCCATACATACACCAGAGCCGATGTTTGCAAAAGATGTTTTATCGAGAAAATTGAAGAAGATAAAGAACTGTATGAAAAGTTGAAGGCTACCGGATTTGCCATTACCAACAAATACATCACACCCAAGCAGATGGAACTTATCATCGATTATTGGGGCATTCCGTACGGAATGTAA